The Pleuronectes platessa chromosome 13, fPlePla1.1, whole genome shotgun sequence genome includes a window with the following:
- the snai2 gene encoding zinc finger protein SNAI2 — translation MPRSFLVKKHINSFKKPNYSELEGTTVFFTPHIYKGLPLPVIPQPEILSPAAYSPITVWTTSSLPLSPLPSDLSPISGYPSSLSDTSSKDHSGSESPRSDEDEQMLPKLTDPHGVEAEKFQCGLCSKSYSTYSGLLKHKQLHCDAQTRKSFSCKYCEKEYVSLGALKMHIRTHTLPCVCKICGKAFSRPWLLQGHIRTHTGEKPFSCPHCNRAFADRSNLRAHLQTHSDVKKYQCKNCSKTFSRMSLLHKHEESGCCVAH, via the exons TGTTCTTCACGCCGCACATCTACAAGGGCCTGCCCCTGCCTGTCATCCCCCAGCCGGAGATCCTGAGCCCGGCAGCGTACAGCCCCATCACCGTGTGGACTACCAGCAGCCTGCCGCTGTCCCCGCTCCCCAGTGACCTCTCCCCCATCTCCGGATACCCCTCGTCGCTCTCCGACACCTCGTCCAAAGACCACAGCGGCTCCGAGAGCCCGAGGAGCGATGAGGACGAGCAGATGCTGCCCAAGCTGACGGACCCGCACGGAGTGGAGGCAGAGAAATTCCAGTGCGGTCTGTGCAGCAAGTCCTACTCCACGTACTCTGGActgctcaaacacaaacagctacACTGCGACGCCCAAACGAGGAAATCCTTCAGCTGCAAATACTGCGAGAAGGAGTACGTCAGCCTCGGAGCTCTCAAAATGCACATCAGGACTCACACTTTGCCTTGTGTTTGCAAAATATGCGGGAAGGCATTCTCCAGACCGTGGCTGCTCCAAGGACACATCAGGACGCATACCG GAGAGAAGCCGTTCTCCTGCCCTCACTGCAACAGGGCGTTTGCGGACAGGTCCAATCTCAGGGCGCACCTACAGACCCATTCAGATGTGAAGAAATACCAATGCAAGAACTGCTCCAAAACCTTCTCCAGGATGTCTCTTCTGCACAAGCATGAGGAATCTGGTTGTTGTGTAGCACACTGA